Proteins encoded in a region of the Corynebacterium genitalium ATCC 33030 genome:
- a CDS encoding glycoside hydrolase family 76 protein, with protein sequence MPETWAHRADLAEMAIQDRHASRLWGLPRTNLAVTAWPPTAREKTFATWHYWWQAHYLDCLIDAEQRRSTKARRAVIVRTMRAIRIRNRGNVSKNRYYDDKAWLALALNRVTDSEQVSRPKQLVDLEFNILAGLDSLTGVLPWRTDENFFNVPANGPAAIMMARTGRVDKAREVLDWIFTNLHADSGLIQDGIRLLVDGPRPTSITYTYNQGTVLGAALEIALALEDQPEAQMEYIAQIRALVQAIGMHSATPAGVIDNPADGGPDGAAAGDGGLFKGILARYLADVALRLPDDPANAATAKAAERLVMASAEALWSNRLEVDGLPIFPARWTRGARLPHNYGMGPASISEAVSAPRIAERDLSVQLSGWMLLEAAAKLTAR encoded by the coding sequence GTGCCGGAGACGTGGGCGCACAGGGCGGATTTGGCGGAGATGGCGATTCAGGATCGTCACGCTTCGCGCCTGTGGGGGCTTCCCCGAACGAACCTGGCGGTGACGGCGTGGCCGCCAACGGCGCGGGAGAAAACGTTCGCGACGTGGCATTACTGGTGGCAGGCTCACTATCTGGACTGTTTGATCGATGCGGAACAGCGCCGATCGACGAAGGCCCGCCGCGCGGTGATCGTGCGGACAATGCGCGCGATCCGGATCCGCAACCGCGGCAACGTGAGCAAGAACCGCTACTACGACGACAAGGCCTGGCTCGCCCTGGCACTCAACCGAGTGACGGATTCGGAGCAGGTTAGCCGCCCGAAGCAGTTGGTCGACCTGGAGTTCAATATTCTTGCCGGGTTGGATTCGTTGACCGGTGTGCTGCCGTGGCGCACGGACGAGAACTTCTTCAACGTCCCGGCGAACGGCCCGGCGGCGATCATGATGGCCCGCACGGGCAGGGTGGATAAGGCACGCGAGGTGCTGGACTGGATCTTCACCAACCTGCACGCGGATAGCGGGTTGATTCAGGACGGAATTCGTTTGCTTGTCGACGGCCCCCGCCCCACCTCCATCACCTACACCTACAACCAAGGCACGGTCCTGGGCGCGGCGCTCGAGATCGCCCTGGCCCTGGAGGACCAGCCGGAAGCGCAGATGGAGTACATTGCGCAGATTCGTGCGCTGGTCCAGGCGATCGGGATGCACTCGGCAACCCCGGCCGGTGTGATTGATAACCCGGCGGACGGCGGGCCTGATGGGGCAGCGGCCGGTGATGGCGGCCTGTTCAAGGGTATCCTGGCCCGTTACCTCGCGGATGTGGCGCTGCGCCTGCCAGACGACCCCGCCAACGCCGCCACCGCCAAGGCCGCGGAACGGCTGGTCATGGCCAGTGCGGAGGCGCTGTGGTCGAACCGTCTCGAGGTCGATGGCCTGCCGATTTTCCCGGCCCGGTGGACTCGCGGGGCGAGGTTGCCGCATAACTATGGGATGGGGCCGGCGTCGATAAGCGAAGCGGTGAGTGCACCGCGCATTGCTGAACGTGATCTGTCGGTGCAATTGTCTGGCTGGATGCTTCTGGAGGCCGCGGCGAAACTCACGGCGAGGTGA
- the fbaA gene encoding class II fructose-bisphosphate aldolase, with protein sequence MPIATPEVYNQMLDTAKKGGFAFPAINCTSSETINAALRGFAEAESDGIIQFSTGGAEFGSGQSVKNKVAGAKALAAFAHEVAEHYDINVALHTDHCQKEVLDEYVRPLIAISQERVDAGELPLFQSHMWDGSAIPIDENLEIAQELLEKARKANIILEVEIGVVGGEEDGVQAKAGANLYTTREDFEKTIDAIGTGENGRYLLAATFGNVHGVYKPGNVKLKPEVLEMGQQAAVEKLGLSAGDQPFDFVFHGGSGSEPEKIEQALSYGVVKMNVDTDTQYAFTRPVASHMFENYDGVLKIDGEVGNKKAYDPRSYMKKAEQSMADRVVVACENLKSVGKTVSK encoded by the coding sequence ATGCCTATTGCAACCCCTGAGGTTTATAACCAGATGCTCGATACGGCCAAGAAGGGCGGCTTCGCCTTCCCGGCCATCAACTGCACGTCTTCTGAGACGATCAACGCTGCTCTGCGCGGTTTCGCGGAGGCGGAGTCGGACGGCATTATCCAGTTCTCCACTGGTGGCGCGGAGTTCGGTTCCGGCCAGTCGGTGAAGAACAAGGTCGCCGGCGCGAAGGCACTGGCTGCGTTCGCGCACGAGGTCGCGGAGCACTATGACATCAACGTCGCGCTGCACACCGACCACTGCCAGAAGGAAGTGCTGGACGAGTACGTGCGTCCGCTGATCGCGATCTCGCAGGAGCGCGTGGACGCCGGCGAGCTGCCGCTGTTCCAGTCCCACATGTGGGACGGCTCCGCTATCCCGATCGACGAGAACCTGGAGATCGCCCAGGAGCTGCTGGAGAAGGCGCGCAAGGCGAACATCATCCTCGAGGTGGAAATCGGCGTTGTCGGCGGCGAGGAGGACGGCGTCCAAGCGAAGGCCGGCGCGAACCTGTACACCACGCGCGAGGACTTCGAGAAGACCATCGACGCGATCGGCACCGGCGAGAACGGCCGTTACCTGCTGGCTGCGACCTTCGGCAACGTGCACGGCGTGTATAAGCCGGGCAACGTGAAGTTGAAGCCGGAGGTGCTGGAGATGGGCCAGCAGGCCGCTGTGGAGAAGCTCGGCCTGTCCGCGGGCGACCAGCCGTTCGACTTTGTTTTCCACGGCGGTTCCGGTTCTGAGCCGGAGAAGATCGAGCAGGCTCTGTCCTACGGTGTTGTGAAGATGAACGTGGACACCGACACCCAGTACGCCTTCACCCGTCCGGTGGCATCCCACATGTTCGAGAACTACGACGGCGTGCTGAAGATCGACGGCGAGGTGGGCAACAAGAAGGCCTACGACCCGCGTTCCTACATGAAGAAGGCCGAGCAGTCCATGGCTGACCGTGTTGTCGTGGCCTGCGAGAACCTGAAGTCTGTGGGCAAGACCGTGTCCAAGTAG
- a CDS encoding FUSC family protein, producing MEKMSTRERIVAVENSIGARFRRVRQRLLAAIQVGIAAGLAYFIAHEWVGHPQPFFAPISVVIIVGISGGERINRAFDMALGCILGVLVGDFLFAPLGTGGWQIALAVGVSLLFAGFFSKSVLVANQVAIGSILIATIMPPDADVTGIDRTIDAFIGSAVGLAVIALLPSAPLATARHEISNVLRVLSSVLNDVSHALLTQDPTQVAEALSAIRGTQNDIEAITAATKSGRESARLSPFLWRSRRYVDALEKMVTPTDNAIRTTRVLARRALVLAEDNDPVSPKQIWILDQLSAITLDLAAILDVNAKISQAQGVPALTNRLRDLAAEAGLDVLDPSAQPPGGAPESVFSRSDSSTHAPAASSPGDSGNSSQSRPALSAAVVLAQSRSLIVDMLQICGWSRESAIAVLAPTSETPAYEPDLRESRRPGAENAGDPEGAEDSEDKD from the coding sequence ATGGAGAAGATGTCCACCCGTGAGCGCATCGTGGCCGTCGAGAACTCGATCGGCGCGCGGTTTCGGCGTGTGCGCCAGCGTCTGCTGGCGGCTATCCAGGTGGGCATTGCGGCCGGGTTGGCGTACTTCATCGCGCATGAGTGGGTGGGGCACCCGCAGCCGTTCTTCGCGCCGATTTCCGTGGTCATCATCGTGGGCATCTCGGGTGGCGAGCGCATCAACCGTGCCTTCGACATGGCCCTCGGGTGCATCCTCGGTGTCCTTGTCGGTGATTTCCTCTTCGCCCCGCTGGGCACCGGCGGTTGGCAGATCGCGCTGGCGGTCGGGGTGTCGTTGCTGTTCGCGGGATTCTTCTCGAAGTCGGTGCTGGTGGCGAATCAGGTGGCCATCGGCTCGATCCTCATCGCCACAATCATGCCGCCCGACGCGGACGTCACCGGCATCGACCGCACGATTGACGCGTTCATCGGTTCCGCAGTCGGCCTCGCGGTGATTGCGCTGCTGCCATCAGCGCCGCTCGCGACAGCACGCCACGAAATCTCCAACGTTCTGCGCGTGCTCAGCAGTGTGCTTAACGACGTCTCCCACGCCCTCCTCACACAAGACCCCACCCAAGTAGCCGAAGCCTTGTCGGCCATCCGCGGCACCCAGAACGACATCGAGGCGATCACGGCTGCCACGAAATCCGGCCGCGAATCTGCGCGGCTATCTCCGTTTCTGTGGCGCTCCCGCCGGTACGTCGACGCGCTAGAGAAGATGGTCACGCCGACCGACAACGCAATCCGCACGACGCGTGTGCTGGCCCGCCGTGCCCTCGTCCTGGCCGAGGACAACGACCCTGTCTCCCCGAAACAGATCTGGATACTCGACCAACTGTCCGCCATCACGTTGGACCTCGCCGCCATCCTGGACGTCAACGCCAAGATCTCCCAGGCGCAGGGCGTGCCCGCGCTGACGAACCGGCTGCGCGACCTAGCTGCCGAAGCTGGTCTTGACGTTCTCGACCCGTCCGCCCAGCCGCCCGGCGGGGCTCCGGAGAGCGTGTTCTCCCGGTCGGACTCGTCGACTCATGCGCCTGCTGCTTCTTCTCCTGGCGACAGTGGTAACTCGTCACAATCCCGGCCCGCCCTGTCCGCGGCTGTGGTGCTGGCGCAATCCCGTTCCCTGATCGTTGACATGCTGCAGATCTGCGGTTGGTCCCGCGAGTCCGCTATCGCCGTTCTGGCGCCGACGTCTGAGACCCCGGCATATGAACCGGACTTGCGCGAGTCGCGCAGGCCCGGAGCTGAGAATGCAGGGGATCCCGAAGGTGCCGAGGACTCGGAGGATAAGGACTAA
- the pyrE gene encoding orotate phosphoribosyltransferase: MNTPQQPDYATPARDFNPANPTGKQYPEGTHPGINPRDKARLAELVKELAVVHGKVTLSSGAEADYYVDLRRATLHHEASALIGKLIREMTSDLDFDAVGGLTLGADPVATAIMHAAGRRIDAFVVRKETKKHGMQRRIEGPSIEGKRVLVVEDTTTTGNSPLTAVEACREEGAEVVAVATVVDRATGAAQALNDAGLTYRHLLGLEDLDLA; encoded by the coding sequence ATGAATACTCCACAGCAGCCTGACTATGCGACCCCCGCGCGTGACTTCAATCCCGCGAACCCGACTGGCAAGCAGTACCCGGAGGGCACCCACCCGGGGATTAACCCGCGCGACAAGGCCCGGCTTGCGGAGCTGGTGAAGGAGCTCGCGGTCGTGCACGGCAAGGTGACGTTGAGCTCCGGCGCCGAGGCGGATTACTACGTTGACCTGCGCCGGGCGACTCTGCACCATGAGGCGAGTGCGCTGATTGGCAAGCTCATCCGCGAGATGACCTCCGACCTCGACTTCGACGCCGTCGGCGGGCTCACCCTCGGCGCGGACCCGGTTGCGACCGCGATCATGCACGCGGCCGGTCGCCGTATCGACGCGTTCGTCGTCCGCAAGGAAACCAAAAAGCACGGCATGCAGCGCCGTATCGAGGGCCCATCCATCGAGGGCAAGCGCGTACTGGTCGTTGAAGACACCACGACCACGGGCAACTCGCCGCTCACCGCCGTCGAGGCGTGCCGCGAGGAGGGCGCCGAGGTGGTTGCGGTCGCCACCGTCGTCGACCGTGCCACGGGTGCCGCCCAAGCGCTTAACGACGCCGGCCTCACCTACCGCCACCTCCTCGGCCTCGAAGACCTCGACCTTGCATAA
- a CDS encoding sodium/glutamate symporter, with amino-acid sequence MEFTPYDMLLDVGWISLLLIVGNVLRQRIRMLQQLLLPAPITAGLLGLVLGPEVLGWINFSENVGTYTTILIAVVFASMAYSMDLGGSVAKGARNMWAFSTTMFVFQWGLFVLLGLYLFKPVFGTEDWFGMMLPVGFVGGFGTAAAVGSSLEDIGVEGASSLGFTAATVGTLVAIVGGVIVANWGIRASKTTELQGELPEDLRSGYIENEDERPSIGKATTNPSSIEPLALHAGFIVFTVLIAYVLNDAIKAQWPNVSIPLYALSFVIGLLGRLGLRLVRRPNYLDKDTVSAISGAATDYMIAFGIASIVPAALADYWQALVLLFVLGVVFCLFYLLVMAPLYFGEHWIERGLFGWGWATAAVATGIALLKMADPKLKSGTLNEYGVAYVGFAPFEIGMTILAPIAVIASFTGGFGWISTAIAAGILVMSFVLKWAPAKKYADGQSGAGSGGSGSTRIKNAI; translated from the coding sequence ATGGAATTCACTCCCTACGACATGCTGCTTGACGTCGGATGGATATCCCTCCTCCTTATCGTCGGCAACGTTCTGCGCCAGCGAATCCGCATGCTCCAGCAGCTGCTGCTGCCGGCCCCGATCACAGCCGGTCTGCTCGGCCTGGTGCTCGGGCCCGAGGTGCTCGGGTGGATCAACTTCTCAGAGAACGTCGGCACCTACACCACTATCCTCATCGCCGTCGTGTTCGCGTCGATGGCGTACTCGATGGATCTCGGCGGCTCCGTGGCTAAGGGTGCGCGCAACATGTGGGCGTTTTCCACCACGATGTTCGTGTTCCAGTGGGGCCTGTTCGTGCTGCTCGGCCTCTACCTGTTCAAGCCCGTGTTCGGCACCGAAGACTGGTTCGGCATGATGCTGCCGGTCGGTTTCGTCGGTGGCTTCGGTACCGCCGCGGCCGTGGGGTCCTCGCTGGAGGACATCGGTGTGGAAGGCGCATCCTCGCTCGGTTTCACTGCCGCGACCGTGGGCACGCTTGTCGCCATCGTCGGCGGTGTCATCGTGGCCAACTGGGGCATTCGCGCCAGCAAGACGACCGAGCTGCAGGGCGAACTGCCGGAAGACCTCCGATCCGGCTACATCGAGAACGAAGATGAGCGCCCATCCATCGGTAAAGCCACGACCAACCCGTCGTCGATCGAGCCGCTCGCGTTGCACGCCGGCTTCATCGTTTTCACCGTGCTCATTGCCTATGTGCTTAACGACGCAATCAAGGCCCAATGGCCCAACGTCTCCATTCCCTTGTACGCCCTGTCGTTCGTCATCGGCTTGCTGGGCCGCCTTGGCCTGCGCCTGGTGCGCCGCCCGAACTACCTGGACAAAGACACCGTTAGTGCCATCTCCGGTGCTGCGACCGACTACATGATCGCGTTCGGTATCGCCTCCATCGTTCCCGCCGCGCTGGCGGACTACTGGCAGGCGCTCGTGCTGCTGTTCGTTCTCGGCGTGGTGTTCTGCCTGTTCTACCTGCTGGTCATGGCGCCGCTCTACTTCGGTGAACACTGGATCGAGCGCGGGCTCTTCGGCTGGGGCTGGGCAACCGCCGCTGTGGCCACCGGTATCGCGCTGCTCAAGATGGCCGACCCGAAGCTCAAATCCGGCACCCTGAACGAATACGGCGTGGCCTACGTCGGCTTCGCCCCCTTCGAGATCGGCATGACCATTCTCGCGCCGATTGCCGTCATCGCCTCCTTCACCGGCGGATTCGGGTGGATTTCCACCGCGATCGCGGCGGGCATTCTGGTCATGAGTTTTGTTCTCAAATGGGCCCCCGCGAAGAAATACGCCGACGGTCAATCGGGCGCGGGGTCCGGCGGTTCAGGAAGCACACGGATCAAGAACGCGATCTAG
- the clpB gene encoding ATP-dependent chaperone ClpB — MSSFNPTTKTQEALQQALQTASANGNPDIRPAHLLQAILSQEEGIAAPVLKATGVDPQTVVKEAAAIVDGYPKAEGQNMANPNFNRDGLNALNTAQELASELGDEYVSTEVLLAGIARGSDDAADLLKKRGATYETIKGAFPSVRGHQKVTTQDPEGQFQALEKYSTDLTARAREGKIDPVIGRDSEIRRVVQVLSRRTKNNPVLIGEPGVGKTAIVEGLARRIVAGDVPESLKGKTLISLDLGSMVAGAKFRGEFEERLKAVLDEIKSSDGEIITFIDELHTIVGAGATGEGSMDAGNMIKPMLARGELRLVGATTLDEYRKYIEKDAALERRFQQVYVGEPSVEDTIGILRGLKDRYEVHHGVRIQDSALVAAASLSDRYITNRFLPDKAIDLVDEAGSRLRMEIDSSPQEIDELERVVRRLEIEEIALEKESDAASRERLDALRQELADQREKLGEMKARWENEKSEIDKVQHAKEELEDLRNQSEIAERDGDFAKVSELRYGRIPELEAQVEAAEASASEKTMLAEEVTPDVIADVVSSWTGIPAGKMMEGETEKLLHMESVLGGRVVGQHEAVNAVSDAVRRSRAGIADPNRPIGSFLFLGPTGVGKTELAKSLAEFLFDDESAMIRIDMSEYGEKHSVARLVGAPPGYVGFDAGGQLTEAVRRRPYSLVLFDEVEKAHPDVFDVLLQVLDEGRLTDGQGRTVDFRNTVIILTSNLGAGGLRDEIMEAVKRAFKPEFINRLDDVVVFDPLTQDQLVGIVDIQLRGLADRLAERRLALDVTDAAKRWLADRGYDPAYGARPLRRLIQKEIGDKLAREVLAGEIRDGDAVLVEVGPDADTLAVTRGAAVGGAGEAADAGEGAGAGAAHAGADTDTDAADAN, encoded by the coding sequence GTGAGCTCATTCAACCCCACTACAAAGACACAGGAAGCTCTCCAGCAGGCGCTGCAGACGGCCTCGGCCAACGGCAACCCGGATATCCGTCCAGCGCACTTGCTGCAGGCCATCCTCTCCCAGGAGGAGGGCATCGCCGCGCCGGTGCTGAAGGCAACCGGTGTTGACCCGCAGACCGTGGTGAAAGAGGCCGCCGCCATCGTGGACGGCTACCCGAAGGCGGAAGGCCAGAACATGGCCAACCCGAACTTCAACCGCGACGGCCTTAACGCGCTGAACACGGCGCAGGAACTCGCCAGCGAGCTTGGCGACGAATACGTCTCCACAGAAGTCCTCCTCGCCGGCATCGCCCGCGGTTCGGACGATGCCGCTGACCTGCTGAAGAAGCGGGGTGCGACGTACGAGACCATTAAGGGGGCGTTTCCGTCGGTACGCGGGCACCAGAAGGTGACCACGCAGGACCCGGAAGGCCAGTTCCAGGCGCTGGAGAAGTATTCGACCGACCTGACGGCACGCGCCCGGGAGGGCAAGATCGACCCGGTCATCGGGCGCGATAGCGAGATCCGCCGCGTCGTCCAGGTGCTAAGCCGCCGGACGAAGAACAATCCGGTGCTGATTGGTGAGCCGGGCGTGGGTAAGACCGCGATCGTGGAGGGCCTGGCCCGCCGCATCGTCGCGGGCGACGTGCCGGAATCTCTGAAGGGCAAGACGCTGATCAGCTTGGACTTGGGTTCGATGGTCGCGGGCGCGAAGTTCCGCGGCGAGTTCGAGGAACGCCTCAAGGCCGTGCTGGATGAGATCAAGTCCTCCGACGGTGAGATCATCACCTTCATCGACGAGCTGCACACCATCGTCGGCGCTGGCGCGACCGGTGAGGGCTCGATGGATGCCGGCAACATGATCAAGCCGATGCTGGCCCGCGGCGAGCTGCGCCTGGTCGGTGCGACCACCCTTGACGAGTACCGCAAGTACATCGAAAAAGACGCCGCCCTGGAGCGCCGCTTCCAGCAGGTGTACGTCGGCGAGCCGAGTGTGGAAGACACCATCGGTATCCTCCGCGGCCTGAAGGACCGCTACGAGGTGCATCACGGTGTCCGCATCCAGGACTCGGCGCTCGTCGCGGCGGCAAGCCTGTCTGACCGCTACATCACCAACCGCTTCCTTCCGGACAAGGCTATCGACCTGGTCGACGAGGCCGGCTCCCGCCTGCGCATGGAGATCGACTCCTCCCCGCAGGAGATCGATGAGCTTGAGCGCGTCGTCCGCCGTCTCGAGATTGAGGAGATCGCACTGGAAAAGGAGTCCGACGCAGCTTCGCGCGAGCGTCTCGACGCCCTGCGTCAGGAACTCGCCGACCAGCGCGAGAAACTCGGCGAGATGAAAGCCCGCTGGGAGAACGAGAAGTCCGAAATCGACAAAGTCCAGCACGCCAAGGAAGAGCTGGAAGATCTGCGCAACCAGTCCGAGATCGCTGAACGTGACGGTGACTTCGCCAAGGTGTCGGAGCTGCGTTACGGTCGTATCCCGGAGTTGGAGGCGCAGGTTGAGGCGGCGGAGGCGTCGGCAAGCGAAAAAACTATGCTCGCGGAAGAGGTCACGCCGGATGTCATCGCGGACGTTGTGTCCAGCTGGACGGGCATTCCCGCCGGCAAGATGATGGAAGGCGAGACCGAGAAGCTGCTGCACATGGAAAGCGTGCTCGGCGGGCGCGTCGTCGGGCAGCACGAGGCGGTCAACGCGGTGTCGGATGCTGTGCGCCGTTCGCGCGCCGGGATCGCCGACCCGAACCGCCCAATCGGTTCCTTCCTCTTCCTCGGCCCGACGGGTGTGGGTAAGACGGAGCTGGCCAAGTCGCTCGCGGAGTTCCTCTTCGACGACGAATCCGCCATGATCCGCATCGACATGTCCGAATACGGCGAGAAGCACTCCGTCGCGCGCCTCGTCGGTGCGCCTCCGGGATACGTCGGCTTCGACGCCGGCGGCCAGCTCACTGAAGCCGTGCGCCGTCGCCCGTACTCGCTCGTGCTTTTCGACGAAGTCGAGAAAGCCCACCCGGACGTCTTCGACGTCCTCCTGCAGGTCCTCGACGAAGGCAGGCTTACCGACGGCCAAGGCCGCACCGTCGACTTCCGCAACACCGTCATCATCCTCACCTCCAACCTGGGTGCCGGCGGTTTGCGGGACGAGATCATGGAGGCTGTGAAGCGGGCGTTCAAGCCGGAGTTCATCAACCGCCTCGACGACGTGGTCGTGTTCGATCCGCTGACGCAGGACCAGCTGGTCGGCATCGTGGACATCCAGCTGCGCGGGTTGGCTGACCGGCTCGCTGAACGCCGGTTGGCGTTGGACGTCACCGACGCCGCCAAGCGCTGGCTCGCCGACCGCGGCTACGACCCCGCCTACGGCGCCCGCCCATTACGCCGCCTGATCCAGAAGGAGATCGGCGACAAGCTGGCCCGCGAGGTACTGGCCGGAGAGATCCGCGACGGTGATGCCGTGCTCGTTGAGGTCGGCCCGGACGCGGACACGCTGGCCGTCACCCGCGGTGCCGCAGTTGGCGGTGCCGGCGAGGCCGCTGACGCTGGTGAGGGTGCTGGCGCCGGAGCCGCGCACGCCGGCGCCGACACCGACACCGACGCCGCAGACGCCAACTAG
- a CDS encoding sulfurtransferase: protein MSVYVSSEDLREQIRTGEKLTILAALWDAREGHAWSKFQSEHIPTALFCEPSLQLVGMPGSQVGRNPLPTLDRLIESFRGWGIEPGRPVVIYDTGQGIFAARAWWTLRWAGVEDVRILDGGFAAWHARGYETVAGPGPVAVHTEQEVKPGSLPTADIEDVRRYKSTLIDAREPSRFRGQRERLDLKSGHIPGARNLPVESLFDDSGKILDNSHILEQFAKLGITHDTDPASAIAYSGSGNHSAKLLAAMAHVGLPVLTHCIGGWSQWSADASNPVEREV from the coding sequence ATGAGCGTCTATGTGTCCTCCGAAGACCTGCGTGAACAGATCCGAACTGGCGAAAAGCTCACTATTCTTGCCGCGTTGTGGGATGCCCGTGAGGGCCATGCGTGGTCGAAATTTCAGTCTGAACACATTCCAACCGCCCTGTTTTGCGAGCCTTCTTTGCAGCTCGTCGGCATGCCGGGCTCGCAGGTGGGCCGCAACCCGCTGCCGACGCTAGATCGTCTCATCGAATCGTTCCGCGGTTGGGGGATCGAGCCCGGCCGTCCCGTGGTCATCTACGACACTGGGCAGGGTATTTTCGCGGCTCGCGCGTGGTGGACGCTGCGGTGGGCCGGCGTGGAGGACGTCCGCATCCTCGACGGTGGATTCGCCGCGTGGCACGCGCGCGGCTACGAAACGGTCGCCGGCCCCGGCCCCGTCGCTGTGCACACGGAGCAGGAGGTCAAGCCCGGGTCGCTGCCGACGGCGGACATTGAGGATGTGCGCCGCTACAAGAGCACGCTTATCGACGCCCGCGAGCCCTCCCGCTTCCGCGGCCAACGCGAGCGGCTCGACCTGAAGTCCGGGCACATTCCGGGCGCACGCAACCTGCCTGTCGAGTCGCTTTTCGACGATTCCGGCAAGATCCTGGACAACTCCCACATCCTCGAGCAGTTCGCGAAGTTGGGGATCACCCACGACACGGATCCCGCCTCGGCCATTGCGTACTCCGGGTCAGGCAACCACTCCGCGAAGTTGCTCGCTGCGATGGCGCACGTTGGCCTGCCGGTTCTTACCCACTGCATCGGTGGGTGGTCGCAATGGTCGGCGGATGCGAGCAACCCGGTTGAGCGCGAGGTGTAG
- a CDS encoding DUF4265 domain-containing protein, with translation MQPRTTTIVTRTSLPGVENEELAAHDLGGGHFVVASVPFLDTSLAVGDIVECVRVGGQLHVNQTVVKGGAETVRILIQEPGPTDIAETLLAFGCRVEVGPGGMLGASISVDAPREGIREWLDGLEAQGIISLA, from the coding sequence ATGCAACCGCGCACGACAACGATCGTCACCCGGACGTCTCTGCCGGGGGTCGAGAACGAGGAACTTGCAGCTCACGACTTGGGCGGCGGGCACTTTGTGGTGGCGTCGGTACCTTTCTTGGACACGAGCCTGGCTGTGGGTGACATTGTCGAGTGCGTTCGGGTGGGCGGCCAGCTGCATGTGAACCAGACGGTGGTCAAGGGTGGCGCGGAAACGGTGCGGATTCTCATTCAGGAGCCCGGCCCGACGGATATCGCGGAGACTCTCCTGGCGTTTGGGTGCAGGGTTGAGGTTGGGCCTGGGGGGATGTTGGGGGCGTCGATAAGCGTGGATGCGCCGAGGGAAGGCATCCGCGAGTGGCTTGACGGCCTGGAGGCGCAGGGCATCATCTCGTTGGCGTAG
- a CDS encoding helix-turn-helix transcriptional regulator: MTNKAEPKDVGSIFEGRPKCPPFLRGAMLLALLQTGQTFTGSELAERIGVNDRTLRRYIGELGALGFEVEGRPGFYGGYQLKSVDAIPPLIFSEDEMETILAGLAYIRYPEDEYAERANDLEERIRKLLPEAFLESLRMPLLKKYGEGYQMRVEAKASKSGG; the protein is encoded by the coding sequence ATGACAAACAAGGCCGAACCGAAGGACGTTGGATCGATCTTTGAAGGTCGCCCGAAGTGCCCACCGTTTCTACGAGGCGCGATGTTGCTCGCGCTTTTGCAAACCGGGCAGACATTCACAGGTAGCGAGCTTGCGGAGCGGATCGGTGTCAACGATCGCACGCTGCGCAGGTACATTGGAGAACTCGGCGCGTTGGGATTCGAGGTCGAGGGCCGCCCCGGATTCTACGGCGGGTACCAGCTCAAGAGCGTCGATGCTATCCCTCCCCTCATCTTCAGCGAGGATGAAATGGAAACGATCCTGGCAGGTCTTGCCTACATCAGGTACCCGGAGGACGAATATGCCGAACGGGCTAATGACCTCGAAGAGCGCATCAGGAAGCTTCTCCCCGAAGCGTTCCTCGAGTCGCTGCGGATGCCCCTCCTCAAGAAGTACGGGGAGGGTTATCAGATGAGGGTGGAGGCGAAAGCGTCGAAAAGCGGGGGCTAG
- a CDS encoding TrmH family RNA methyltransferase, giving the protein MHNPESDRGPHDRGPTEWQEGRHGVGPWEGEWPTDPRYDQDFLRDGDRRNVVDAYRYWSLEAIREDLDQRRHPFHVAIENFENDMNIGTVVRTANAFMAEAVHIVGRKRWNRRGAMVTDRYQHIIHHETVDDLLEWATARGVAVVAIDNTPGSVPLETAELPRDCVLLFGQEGPGVTAEAQQAAVMTCSIAQFGSTRSINAGVAAGIAMHTWIRQHADLSHAW; this is encoded by the coding sequence TTGCATAACCCCGAGTCCGACCGCGGCCCGCATGACCGCGGCCCCACCGAGTGGCAGGAAGGCCGCCACGGTGTCGGCCCGTGGGAAGGGGAGTGGCCTACCGATCCCCGTTACGACCAAGATTTTCTCCGGGACGGCGATCGCCGCAACGTTGTCGATGCGTACCGGTACTGGTCGCTCGAGGCGATCCGGGAAGATCTGGATCAGCGGCGGCACCCGTTCCACGTCGCGATCGAGAACTTCGAGAACGACATGAACATCGGCACTGTCGTCCGTACGGCGAACGCTTTCATGGCGGAGGCGGTGCACATCGTCGGTCGCAAGCGGTGGAATCGGCGTGGGGCGATGGTGACCGACCGCTATCAGCACATCATCCACCACGAGACGGTGGATGACCTGCTGGAATGGGCTACTGCGCGGGGCGTTGCCGTCGTAGCGATCGATAACACTCCCGGCTCCGTGCCCCTCGAAACAGCCGAATTACCCCGCGATTGCGTCCTCTTGTTCGGCCAGGAAGGTCCCGGCGTGACCGCGGAGGCTCAGCAAGCGGCGGTGATGACGTGTTCGATCGCTCAGTTCGGCTCGACACGGTCGATCAATGCCGGGGTTGCGGCTGGGATTGCGATGCACACGTGGATCCGTCAGCACGCAGACCTTTCCCACGCGTGGTGA